A region of the Deltaproteobacteria bacterium genome:
ACCAGCTCTACCGCGTGATCGATCGCCTCGTGGCGGTGTGATTGACGGCCGGGGAGCGCTGCTTCACAATGCGGAGGCGATGGGGGACGCGATGAACCGCGAGGACTTCATCCTGATGACGGTGGGGGGCCTGACCCTCGATCCGGTCACCAAGACGCCGATCGTCATCCTCCGCGACCCCGACAACAAGCTGAACCTGCCCATCTGGATCGGGCTCCTCGAAGCGACCGCGATGGCGACCGAGCTCGAGGGCATCAAGATGGCGCGCCCGATGACCCACGACCTGCTGCGCAGCGTGATCGGCGAGGTCGGCGCGGCGGTCGAGTGGGTCGAGGTGACCGACCTCAAGGACAACACCTACTTCGCGCTGATCTACCTGCGCGTCGACGGCCGCCAGGTCACCATCGACGCGCGCCCGTCGGATGCGATCAGCCTCGCGCTGCGCACCAAGAGCCCGATCTACGTCGCCAAGAAGGTCCTCGAAGCCTCGAGCGTGCTCCAGCAGATGGAGGAGGGGAAGGACCAGGACCTCTCCAACATCTCGCGCGACAAGTGGGCCGAGATCCTCGAGAAGATGTCGCCCGACGACTTCAAGTACAAGATGTAGGGGCGGGGCAGAGCGCGCATGCCCCGGCACGCCAGGCGGCTCAAGATTCGCCGCAAGGACCTCCGCAAGCCCGACGAGTTCGAGACGCTGACCGGGCAGGCGCTCACCTGGGCCCGCGAGCACCTGCCGGTGGTGTACGGCCTCCTCGCGGTGGCCGTCGTGGCCCTGGTCGCCAGCCTGGCCGTCGGCCGCTGGCGTGCCTCGCGCAACGAGGCCGCCGCGGTTGCCTTCCGCGCCGCGCAGGGGCGCTTCACCGAGGGCAAGTTCCAGGACGCCGCCCAGGACTTCGCCTACGTCGTCCAGCGCTACCCGCAGGCGCCCTTCGGCCGCCTCGCCGCTCTCTACCGCGCCCACGCGTTCGCGCGGCAGGGGGATCAGGCCGCCGCCGCCACCGCGTACGGCGAGTACCTCGCCCGCGCGGTCGACACCGACTACCTGCGCCAGGAGGCTCAGGTGGGGCTCGCCCGCGCCAGGGAGGCGAGCGGCGACACGCCGGGTGCGCTCGAGGCCTACACCCAGGCCGGCGCGCTGCCCGGCCCGTATCGCAACGATGCGCTACTCGGCGCCGCGCGGCTCGACGAGGCCGCCGGCCACACCGACCAGGCGCGGGCGATCTACGCCGAGCTCGTCAAGGACGCCGCCGACCCGGAGACGCAGGCCTTCGCCGCGGCAAAGGTCCCGGGCGCCGCCCGACCCGCGGACGGCGGCGCGGAGCAACCAGCCGAGACCGATCCCCGACGGTAGCTGGCCGCGTGCACGGGGGGCTGGGCGGGCAGGCGGCATCGGCGCGCCGGGTCGCCTCGCGCGCGTCGACGTGTCGCCTCGACTTCGTGGCGAGAGCCGCCTCGCGCCGCAACGGACACCGGGCCCGCCTCGCGCGGCGGGGGCTGACGCCGCG
Encoded here:
- a CDS encoding bifunctional nuclease family protein, yielding MNREDFILMTVGGLTLDPVTKTPIVILRDPDNKLNLPIWIGLLEATAMATELEGIKMARPMTHDLLRSVIGEVGAAVEWVEVTDLKDNTYFALIYLRVDGRQVTIDARPSDAISLALRTKSPIYVAKKVLEASSVLQQMEEGKDQDLSNISRDKWAEILEKMSPDDFKYKM
- a CDS encoding tetratricopeptide repeat protein, whose protein sequence is MPRHARRLKIRRKDLRKPDEFETLTGQALTWAREHLPVVYGLLAVAVVALVASLAVGRWRASRNEAAAVAFRAAQGRFTEGKFQDAAQDFAYVVQRYPQAPFGRLAALYRAHAFARQGDQAAAATAYGEYLARAVDTDYLRQEAQVGLARAREASGDTPGALEAYTQAGALPGPYRNDALLGAARLDEAAGHTDQARAIYAELVKDAADPETQAFAAAKVPGAARPADGGAEQPAETDPRR